A genomic window from Nicotiana sylvestris chromosome 11, ASM39365v2, whole genome shotgun sequence includes:
- the LOC104210376 gene encoding protein NRT1/ PTR FAMILY 4.5-like isoform X2: MEEGTKLEYNSVSSYKIKGKGGFRASSFIYGFVGLDNIGFVANMVSMVLYFSFKMHLDLSGSANTVTNLLGSTYLLSIIGGFISDTYLSRFHTILIFGTAEILAWTLMTIQARYSSLQPQVCGKSNCLEGGIGLLFYGSLCLLALGTGGVRGALPALGADQFDHKDPNEAKALGRYFNWLLLSSVSGSAIGVTVVVWVSTNKGWWIGFLISLVGTFLGFLIFVFGKPFYRLQVPGESPLTRILQVIKVAIRNRKLQLPENSEELYEINVKESDSLEPKIAHTNQFRYLDKAAILPKTVEPTQWTVCTVTKVEEVKILTRMLPIIASTILMNTCLAQLQTFSVQQGYRMNRHFGSFEVPAPSVPVIPLLFMCILIPIYDFVFVPFARKITNHPSGITQLQRVGVGLVLSIISMGIAALVEIKRKHQSLKNPLEPIHVFWLSFQYGIFGIADMFTLVGMLEFFYKEAPAGMRSLSTSFTWISLSFGYYLSSVFVDIINSVTKRFSQSKKGWLAGQDLDQNNLQLFYWFLAILSCLNFINYLYWASWYKYKSDDKLDTKPKSGDNVTLPKSASVSRVPFLKANENDAAVVTAEVSSIGHK, encoded by the exons ATG GAGGAAGGTACAAAGTTAGAGTACAATTCTGTAAGCTCATACAAAATTAAAGGAAAAGGTGGATTCAGAGCTTCTTCCTTCATCTATG GTTTTGTGGGATTAGATAACATTGGATTTGTAGCAAACATGGTGAGTATGGTATTATACTTCTCATTCAAAATGCATTTGGACCTCAGCGGCTCAGCCAACACTGTCACTAACTTATTGGGCTCCACGTACTTGCTCTCCATTATTGGTGGTTTTATTTCTGATACTTACCTCAGCAGATTCCATACCATTCTCATATTCGGAACAGCTGAAATACTT GCATGGACATTGATGACAATTCAAGCTCGTTACTCAAGTTTGCAACCACAAGTATGTGGCAAGTCAAATTGTTTAGAAGGTGGGATAGGACTATTATTCTATGGTTCACTTTGCTTGTTAGCATTGGGGACTGGTGGGGTAAGGGGAGCACTACCAGCATTAGGTGCTGACCAGTTTGATCACAAGGATCCAAATGAGGCCAAGGCTCTTGGAAGATACTTCAATTGGCTGTTGCTTAGCTCTGTGTCAGGTTCAGCAATTGGAGTCACTGTCGTTGTTTGGGTTAGCACTAATAAAGGTTGGTGGATTGGTTTCCTAATTAGTTTGGTTGGTACTTTCCTTGGTTTCCTTATCTTTGTCTTTGGAAAGCCTTTCTACCGACTTCAAGTTCCTGGTGAAAGCCCTCTCACAAGAATTTTGCAG GTTATCAAGGTGGCAATTAGAAACCGAAAGTTGCAATTACCAGAAAATTCTGAAGAGTTGTATGAGATCAATGTGAAAGAATCTGACTCATTAGAGCCAAAAATTGCACATACTAATCAATTCAG GTACTTAgacaaagctgcaattcttccaaAAACTGTTGAGCCAACACAATGGACAGTTTGCACAGTGACCaaagtagaagaagtgaaaatattAACAAGAATGTTGCCTATTATTGCTAGCACAATTTTAATGAACACATGTTTGGCCCAACTCCAAACATTCTCAGTACAACAAGGCTATCGAATGAATCGTCACTTTGGCTCTTTTGAAGTACCAGCACCTTCAGTTCCAGTAATTCCATTACTTTTCATGTGTATTCTCATACCAATTTATGATTTTGTATTTGTTCCTTTTGCTCGAAAAATCACCAATCATCCCTCGGGCATCACACAACTCCAACGTGTCGGCGTCGGATTAGTCCTTTCAATTATTTCCATGGGTATAGCTGCACTTGTTGAGATAAAAAGAAAACACCAATCTTTGAAAAATCCATTGGAGCCTATCCATGTTTTTTGGCTATCTTTTCAATATGGGATTTTTGGAATTGCTGATATGTTTACCTTAGTGGGAATGCTTGAGTTTTTCTACAAAGAAGCACCAGCAGGAATGAGGTCACTGTCTACTTCTTTTACATGGATTTCACTCTCTTTTGGGTACTACTTGAGCAGTGTTTTTGTGGATATTATCAATTCAGTGACCAAAAGATTTTCACAAAGCAAGAAAGGATGGTTGGCTGGTCAAGATTTGGATCAGAATAATTTGCAACTTTTCTATTGGTTCTTGGCCATTTTAAGCTGCCTAAACTTTATAAATTATCTCTATTGGGCATCTTGGTACAAGTACAAATCAGATGACAAGTTGGACACTAAGCCCAAATCAGGGGATAATGTTACTTTGCCTAAATCAGCCTCAGTAAGTAGGGTGCCATTCCTTAAGGCAAATGAGAATGATGCAGCAGTTGTCACAGCAGAAGTTTCCTCCATTGGACACAAGTGA
- the LOC104210376 gene encoding protein NRT1/ PTR FAMILY 4.5-like isoform X1: MCCQEEGTKLEYNSVSSYKIKGKGGFRASSFIYGFVGLDNIGFVANMVSMVLYFSFKMHLDLSGSANTVTNLLGSTYLLSIIGGFISDTYLSRFHTILIFGTAEILAWTLMTIQARYSSLQPQVCGKSNCLEGGIGLLFYGSLCLLALGTGGVRGALPALGADQFDHKDPNEAKALGRYFNWLLLSSVSGSAIGVTVVVWVSTNKGWWIGFLISLVGTFLGFLIFVFGKPFYRLQVPGESPLTRILQVIKVAIRNRKLQLPENSEELYEINVKESDSLEPKIAHTNQFRYLDKAAILPKTVEPTQWTVCTVTKVEEVKILTRMLPIIASTILMNTCLAQLQTFSVQQGYRMNRHFGSFEVPAPSVPVIPLLFMCILIPIYDFVFVPFARKITNHPSGITQLQRVGVGLVLSIISMGIAALVEIKRKHQSLKNPLEPIHVFWLSFQYGIFGIADMFTLVGMLEFFYKEAPAGMRSLSTSFTWISLSFGYYLSSVFVDIINSVTKRFSQSKKGWLAGQDLDQNNLQLFYWFLAILSCLNFINYLYWASWYKYKSDDKLDTKPKSGDNVTLPKSASVSRVPFLKANENDAAVVTAEVSSIGHK; this comes from the exons ATGTGTTGTCAGGAGGAAGGTACAAAGTTAGAGTACAATTCTGTAAGCTCATACAAAATTAAAGGAAAAGGTGGATTCAGAGCTTCTTCCTTCATCTATG GTTTTGTGGGATTAGATAACATTGGATTTGTAGCAAACATGGTGAGTATGGTATTATACTTCTCATTCAAAATGCATTTGGACCTCAGCGGCTCAGCCAACACTGTCACTAACTTATTGGGCTCCACGTACTTGCTCTCCATTATTGGTGGTTTTATTTCTGATACTTACCTCAGCAGATTCCATACCATTCTCATATTCGGAACAGCTGAAATACTT GCATGGACATTGATGACAATTCAAGCTCGTTACTCAAGTTTGCAACCACAAGTATGTGGCAAGTCAAATTGTTTAGAAGGTGGGATAGGACTATTATTCTATGGTTCACTTTGCTTGTTAGCATTGGGGACTGGTGGGGTAAGGGGAGCACTACCAGCATTAGGTGCTGACCAGTTTGATCACAAGGATCCAAATGAGGCCAAGGCTCTTGGAAGATACTTCAATTGGCTGTTGCTTAGCTCTGTGTCAGGTTCAGCAATTGGAGTCACTGTCGTTGTTTGGGTTAGCACTAATAAAGGTTGGTGGATTGGTTTCCTAATTAGTTTGGTTGGTACTTTCCTTGGTTTCCTTATCTTTGTCTTTGGAAAGCCTTTCTACCGACTTCAAGTTCCTGGTGAAAGCCCTCTCACAAGAATTTTGCAG GTTATCAAGGTGGCAATTAGAAACCGAAAGTTGCAATTACCAGAAAATTCTGAAGAGTTGTATGAGATCAATGTGAAAGAATCTGACTCATTAGAGCCAAAAATTGCACATACTAATCAATTCAG GTACTTAgacaaagctgcaattcttccaaAAACTGTTGAGCCAACACAATGGACAGTTTGCACAGTGACCaaagtagaagaagtgaaaatattAACAAGAATGTTGCCTATTATTGCTAGCACAATTTTAATGAACACATGTTTGGCCCAACTCCAAACATTCTCAGTACAACAAGGCTATCGAATGAATCGTCACTTTGGCTCTTTTGAAGTACCAGCACCTTCAGTTCCAGTAATTCCATTACTTTTCATGTGTATTCTCATACCAATTTATGATTTTGTATTTGTTCCTTTTGCTCGAAAAATCACCAATCATCCCTCGGGCATCACACAACTCCAACGTGTCGGCGTCGGATTAGTCCTTTCAATTATTTCCATGGGTATAGCTGCACTTGTTGAGATAAAAAGAAAACACCAATCTTTGAAAAATCCATTGGAGCCTATCCATGTTTTTTGGCTATCTTTTCAATATGGGATTTTTGGAATTGCTGATATGTTTACCTTAGTGGGAATGCTTGAGTTTTTCTACAAAGAAGCACCAGCAGGAATGAGGTCACTGTCTACTTCTTTTACATGGATTTCACTCTCTTTTGGGTACTACTTGAGCAGTGTTTTTGTGGATATTATCAATTCAGTGACCAAAAGATTTTCACAAAGCAAGAAAGGATGGTTGGCTGGTCAAGATTTGGATCAGAATAATTTGCAACTTTTCTATTGGTTCTTGGCCATTTTAAGCTGCCTAAACTTTATAAATTATCTCTATTGGGCATCTTGGTACAAGTACAAATCAGATGACAAGTTGGACACTAAGCCCAAATCAGGGGATAATGTTACTTTGCCTAAATCAGCCTCAGTAAGTAGGGTGCCATTCCTTAAGGCAAATGAGAATGATGCAGCAGTTGTCACAGCAGAAGTTTCCTCCATTGGACACAAGTGA
- the LOC104210378 gene encoding uncharacterized protein: MVTEGKGLLNKEFVGPSEKNAEGVDVPKIRAYCTTEDLRKWEKNAKARKWLVCGLGPDEYSRIQGCTTAKKIWDTLQEAHEGIPQVKRSRGILLYSQYECFAMKKGETIQEIYTRFTILTNELKSLGRIIPEEGRVEKILTRVLSIAWESKITLPSRNQRIFPLFYWMN, encoded by the exons ATGGTTACAGAG GGAAAGGGGTTATTGAACAAAGAATTTGTTGGTCCAAGTGAA aaaaatgctgaaggAGTAGATGTACCAAAGATAAGAGCTTATTGCACTACTGAGGACTTGAGGAAGTGGGAGAAGAATGCTAAAGCCAGGAAATGGCTTGTTTGTGGActtggtccagatgagtacagcAGAATCCAaggttgtaccactgctaagaaaatatgggacacaCTGCAAGAGGCTCATGAAGGAATACCTCAGGTAAAGAGATCCAGAGGAATTCTACTGTACTCTCAATATGAGTGTTTTGCTATGAAGAAAGGAGAAACTATTCAAGAAATATACACTAGGTTCACTATACTGACAAATGAGTTGAAATCACTTGGAAGGATTATTCCTGAAGAAGGAAGGGTCGAAAAGATATTGACTAGAGTTTTGTCTATCGCTTGGGAGAGCAAAATCACACTGCCATccaggaatcaaagaatatttccACTCTTCTACTGGATGAATTGA